The following coding sequences are from one Haemophilus haemolyticus window:
- a CDS encoding AbrB/MazE/SpoVT family DNA-binding domain-containing protein gives MQATLRQQGGAAVLTVPVPILQKMGWEIGNKINLEPRGEQVVLTPVKRKARGRKSIAELLTAIDSKEIANLNASISELTGSKAVGKEVW, from the coding sequence ATGCAAGCGACATTAAGACAACAAGGTGGTGCCGCAGTTTTAACTGTTCCAGTGCCAATATTGCAAAAAATGGGCTGGGAAATTGGAAATAAAATCAATTTAGAACCGCGAGGAGAACAAGTTGTGCTGACCCCAGTTAAACGGAAAGCAAGAGGACGAAAGAGCATTGCGGAATTATTAACAGCTATTGATAGCAAAGAAATAGCAAACTTAAATGCATCAATCTCAGAGCTCACTGGCTCTAAAGCCGTAGGGAAGGAAGTCTGGTAA
- a CDS encoding type II toxin-antitoxin system PemK/MazF family toxin: MRAPKKGEIWYIDPDPTKGKELHRPHYFIVITDELLNKALGTALCCPISTGGNAARSQSVTVTLDGNSTKSGKITGVILCHQLRALDLEERQAKFATKAEDYLIDEVIMKLVDLIDPQ; the protein is encoded by the coding sequence ATGCGAGCCCCCAAAAAAGGAGAAATTTGGTACATTGATCCCGATCCAACAAAAGGAAAGGAATTACACAGACCACATTACTTTATTGTTATAACGGATGAGTTATTAAACAAAGCATTAGGAACGGCTCTTTGTTGCCCAATTTCAACAGGTGGAAATGCAGCACGTTCACAAAGTGTGACTGTTACTCTTGACGGAAATAGCACTAAATCAGGGAAAATAACTGGTGTTATTTTATGCCACCAACTAAGAGCATTAGATTTAGAAGAACGACAGGCAAAATTTGCGACAAAAGCAGAAGATTATTTAATTGATGAAGTTATTATGAAACTTGTAGATTTAATTGATCCACAATAG
- a CDS encoding type II toxin-antitoxin system PemK/MazF family toxin, whose translation MAKQQFKRGDIITVCLNPVVGNELQGEKRPALVLSDNKFHNLGFMMIAPITQGNAVLARENGFAVTLSGTGCKTQGIVVAYQARIIDFRGRDAKKVESVPDYVLFEVQDIVEAILRD comes from the coding sequence ATGGCTAAACAACAATTTAAAAGAGGTGATATTATCACGGTTTGCTTAAATCCCGTTGTAGGAAATGAATTGCAGGGTGAGAAACGTCCAGCATTAGTATTAAGCGATAATAAATTTCATAATTTGGGATTTATGATGATAGCTCCGATTACACAAGGAAATGCGGTGCTTGCCAGAGAAAATGGTTTTGCGGTAACGTTAAGTGGAACAGGCTGTAAGACGCAAGGTATCGTTGTTGCATATCAAGCCAGAATAATTGACTTTCGAGGTAGAGACGCGAAAAAAGTTGAATCTGTACCAGATTATGTTTTATTTGAAGTTCAAGACATTGTTGAAGCGATTTTAAGAGATTAG
- a CDS encoding AbrB/MazE/SpoVT family DNA-binding domain-containing protein → MNMRLQVKQWGNSKAIRLPKDFTDSMNLDMGDFLELEKISDNTIKVIVVPNNPKKRKRLTLDERLAMTSSKQLPVIQEWDLIEPTGQEI, encoded by the coding sequence ATGAATATGAGATTACAAGTAAAACAGTGGGGAAATAGTAAAGCAATCCGTTTACCTAAGGACTTTACTGACTCCATGAATTTGGATATGGGGGATTTTTTGGAACTAGAAAAAATTAGCGACAATACAATTAAAGTGATTGTTGTTCCTAATAATCCGAAAAAAAGAAAAAGATTAACCTTAGATGAACGTCTTGCAATGACATCATCAAAACAATTACCCGTCATTCAAGAATGGGATTTAATTGAGCCAACAGGGCAGGAAATTTGA